ACAGACAAAGGGTACGAAATTCTAACAAAAGTTTGAAGAAATCGTTCTTGCTTTCACATCCAACTTGTCGTCTAATTTCAAAAGAGGAATTTTTTATGAAACTAACCATCACTCTATTTAGTTTATTCGTCATCACTTCTGCATCGTTTGCCATCTGCCCAGGTAAAGAAAAACGTTCCTGCCCAGGCCACGACAAACTCATCGAGTGCCCGCACGACGGAAAATAATTCCCAATGAACAAAGCCATCCTCTTCGTTGATGACGAACAAATCATTCTGATGAGTCTGAAGTCTCAGCTGAAAAAACATTTTGGGAACGAGTATCGTTATGAAACTGCCCAAAATACAGAAGAGGCTTGGTCTATCATTGAAGAGTTGGCAGAAGAAGGTATCGACATCCTCATCATCATCTCTGATTGGCTTATGCCCAACCAAAGGGGTGATGAATTTCTTAGGGATGTCCACAAAACTTATCCAGGGATAAAGAAAATAATTATTTCAGGTCATATTGATGAACTTTCACTCAATAAATTACGAGCGGAAGTTGACCTACATAGTTTTTTAAACAAACCTTGGTCTGAATCGGATTTAATCAAAAAAGTAGAAGACGCCATTGCGAAGATTGCCTAGGTTTTCCTAGGAAACCTCCGCATGTCTCAATCAATCATTCAAAACACTATCGAAGACTTAGAAAGTTTGCGTTCTAAGTCCCCTCTTGTTCATAATATCACAAATTACGTAGTCATGAATAACACTGCCAATGCACTTCTTGCCATTGGTGCATCCCCCATTATGGCTCATGCCATTGAAGAAGTGGAAGAGATGGTTACAATCTGTTCGGCAACTGTCATTAACATTGGAACTTTATCTGAACCGTGGATCCAAAGTATGGAAAAAGCTGCTGCCAAAGCGGTGTCTCTTGGTAAACCGTTAATCTTAGATCCTGTAGGTGCAGGTGCGAGTAACTTGCGTAATATGGCAATTCGTCGAATTCTTGGAGCAGGTAGTCCAAGTATTGTTCGTGGGAATGCTTCTGAAATTTTATCAACTCTCAATTCCTCGGGAAAAACAAAAGGTGTAGATTCCACCGACTCTTCCGAATCAGCAGTGGATTCAGGGAAGTCACTTTCCAAAGTCACTGGCGGAGTTGTCGTTATCTCTGGTGCCACCGATTACATCTTAAGTGGGACAGAAAAAGCCCAAGTTCGAAATGGAGATGTTTTGATGACCAAGGTCACTGGGCTTGGATGTACGGCCTCAGCCATTTGTGGAGCCTTTGCAGCCATCCAATCCAATCAATTTCGTGCTGCCACTTCTGCGATGGCAGTGATGGGAATTGCCGGAGAAATGGCAAAATCCAAAACCTCCTCTCCTGGGAGTTTCCAAGTTGCATTTTTAGATGCCCTATTTGAAATCGGAGCCGATACCATTAAACAAAAGTTAAATGGTGAATAAACAACAAATCCGTGGGGTTTATCTGGTCACAGATAGACCCTTATGTTTCCACCATACCTTATCGGAAGTCGTGAGACTTGCTGCCCTTGGTGGAGTTTCTCTTGTCCAACTCAGAGAAAAAGAATCCGATAGCCGTACATTTTTAGAACTCGCTAAACATTTAAAAGAAATCCTAACACCTTTTTCTGTTCCTCTTCTCATCAACGATCGTTTGGACGTCTGTTTAGCGGCAGGAGCTGACGGAGTGCATCTGGGCCAATCCGATTTACCTTGGTGGGAGGCTCGTATACTTCTGG
The nucleotide sequence above comes from Leptospira harrisiae. Encoded proteins:
- the thiM gene encoding hydroxyethylthiazole kinase; translation: MSQSIIQNTIEDLESLRSKSPLVHNITNYVVMNNTANALLAIGASPIMAHAIEEVEEMVTICSATVINIGTLSEPWIQSMEKAAAKAVSLGKPLILDPVGAGASNLRNMAIRRILGAGSPSIVRGNASEILSTLNSSGKTKGVDSTDSSESAVDSGKSLSKVTGGVVVISGATDYILSGTEKAQVRNGDVLMTKVTGLGCTASAICGAFAAIQSNQFRAATSAMAVMGIAGEMAKSKTSSPGSFQVAFLDALFEIGADTIKQKLNGE
- a CDS encoding response regulator, whose translation is MNKAILFVDDEQIILMSLKSQLKKHFGNEYRYETAQNTEEAWSIIEELAEEGIDILIIISDWLMPNQRGDEFLRDVHKTYPGIKKIIISGHIDELSLNKLRAEVDLHSFLNKPWSESDLIKKVEDAIAKIA